The stretch of DNA GCTCGACGACCCGGATGCGGGCCTCGACGACGGCGAGCTCGACCCGGACCTCGTCGGTGGGCTCCTCCCGGAACCGCCGTTCCAGGTCCTCCCGGCGCGACCGCTCCCGGCCTGCGTCGATCTCCGAGGCCAGCAGCGCGTGCTCGGCCAGGACGTCCACGCGGTCGTCGTTCACGTGGAGGAACCCGCCGTCCACCGCGGCACGCTCCTCGTTCCCGCCGTCCTTGATCCGAAGCGGCCCCGGCGCGAGCACCGCCAGGTACGGCGCGTGGCCGGGCAGGATGCCGACCTCGCCGTCGGCGGCACGGGCCACGACCATGTCGGCCTCGCCCGTCCACACCTCGCGCTCCGGCGTGACCACGTGCACCTCGAGCCGGTTCTCCGCCATGGGTGTCACACCCCCCTGCTAGCGTCCACGCCGAGGCGCCCGGGTAGCTCAAATGGAGAGAGCACCGCCGTCACGCAGCGGGAGATC from Actinomycetota bacterium encodes:
- a CDS encoding F0F1 ATP synthase subunit epsilon — translated: MAENRLEVHVVTPEREVWTGEADMVVARAADGEVGILPGHAPYLAVLAPGPLRIKDGGNEERAAVDGGFLHVNDDRVDVLAEHALLASEIDAGRERSRREDLERRFREEPTDEVRVELAVVEARIRVVEPGS